The Trichomycterus rosablanca isolate fTriRos1 chromosome 15, fTriRos1.hap1, whole genome shotgun sequence genome contains a region encoding:
- the jam2a gene encoding junctional adhesion molecule 2A: MDKVAVLLALFTLLLQGVPVTSVTVSTSRPRVEAQEYSDALLSCEFKTERDQNPRIEWKKKDKEVSFVYFRGNFTGPFHGRAKIEGATVTLRRVTLKDAGEYRCEVSASDDSVKLGETNITLTVLVPPHTPYCEVPGSALTGSTVVLRCQDQYSIPPAVYTWYKDKKQLKPAHHANATYMVNRDTGILTFQTITKADAGQYYCEARNGVGQPKRCVGNHMNIDDLNLSAIVAAIVVVCLIVSLCTLGACYAHRQGYFNRHRGRSFWIAQCHGVAHISSQNLNRTEDIPHAGYGPASQSAQDFKHTQSFML, encoded by the exons atggacaaagtCGCGGTGCTGCTGGCACTTTTTACGTTGTTATTGCAGG GCGTTCCGGTCACTTCCGTCACGGTGAGCACGTCCAGGCCGAGAGTCGAAGCGCAGGAATACTCAG ACGCTCTCCTGTCCTGCGAGTTCAAGACGGAGAGAGATCAAAACCCTCGCATCGAGTGGAAGAAGAAAGACAAGGAGGTCTCCTTCGTCTACTTTCGGGGGAACTTCACAG GGCCTTTCCATGGACGCGCCAAGATCGAGGGCGCGACGGTGACGCTGCGGAGGGTGACGCTGAAGGACGCGGGGGAATATCGCTGCGAGGTCAGCGCCTCCGATGACTCGGTCAAGCTCGGGGAGACCAACATCACTCTCACCGTGTTGG TACCTCCACACACCCCGTACTGCGAGGTCCCAGGCTCGGCGCTGACGGGCTCGACGGTGGTGCTGCGCTGTCAGGACCAGTACAGCATCCCGCCCGCTGTCTACACCTGGTACAAAGACAAGAAGCAGCTAAAACCCGCACACCATGCCAACGCCACTTACATGGTCAACAGGGACACCGGCATCCTG ACATTCCAAACCATTACGAAAGCCGACGCGGGACAGTACTACTGCGAGGCCAGGAACGGCGTGGGCCAGCCGAAGAGATGCGTAGGAAATCACATGAACATCG ATGACCTCAACCTCTCGGCCATCGTAGCGGCTATAGTGGTGGTGTGCCTGATCGTTTCACTGTGTACTCTCGGCGCTTGTTATGCCCACCGGCAGGGCTACTTTAACC GACACCGGGGGAG GTCATTCTGGATCGCACAGTGTCACGGCGTGGCTCACATCAGCAGCCAGAACCTCAACAGAACAGAGGACAT tccCCACGCTGGCTATGGTCCTGCTTCACAAAGT GCTCAGGACTTCAAACACACCCAATCCTTCATGCTCTGA